TGATTAAGAACCACAAACAAATTTGGTTTCTTTGCATGGTTCATGTACAGCATGTCGAAACTTTGCTAAAGAACAGTGTTTGAGTGCGCAAAGGTATTTTCAAAGACTCTTTAgctaaagaaattaaaaaatgaaGGTGGTCCGAAGAATTCGTTTTATTTGTGCATTCTTAATTTGacgaaattgaaaaactaagaATTCAGATTTTGATTCTAGACTCTTGAGCTGGATCTTCTAAAGTCTAAACATCCCAAATGAACTTTATGAGCCTCAAAAAACCAAATTAATCTACATTCATGGAGTAACATTGACCGTTTAAAATGActgtaataaaaaataataataataagctacTTCAGATGACAAATAACCGAACGACACGTAACTGTGCTACTGCCTTAGTAGCCAAGCTTATACATGACTACTTTTACCATGCAAAAAGTTGCAAAACCAATATCTTATTCAACAAGAGCTAAAAGCTCAGAACAAAAAACGAATAAACGATACTGGATAAACGTACACACACTCAAACCCTAGCTGCTAGTAAACACACGAACAGTTACCTACGTAAATGATAGCATTAGTACAGTACATGCCAGAAAGCCCCCAAACGTAGCCCCCGAGCTCCTTATGTTATTATCGGAATTGAATTAGTACGTTTTCCCTTATTGATGTGTCTGAGCTAGTCAATTACTCATCTTCTTCTGGCAGCAGTTTCTCTTTGTGCATTGAAGTAGACAGCAGCCACAGGCAGGCCAAGACCATTCTCTTGTGAAAATTGTCTTGTGTTGAAGTTGTCCCGTGACGCCGGAACTCTCACCGTCTGCCTTCCTCTGGCCTGCTTGAACAGCAGAAACACGTAACGGTGAATCCCCACCACCGGTTTCGGAGTTTCATACTCCACAACTTCTCTTCCTGCTCATGAAATTGATTGCATACAGATTGGTTacttaaatttggaggttacATATGGAAAACCCTAACCGATCGATCTTCGTTACTGTTATAATGTACATAATCTTACCAAAGGAGACATCAGTGGTACCAGGAATGTCTGTCACCACCCTGAGATTAGTAAATAAAAACTACTTCAGTACTTTTATCGATTAATGAAAAAAAGAGAGTAGAAAACTATGACTTTGTTGGATGATGAATACAAACCAGTGGAGATGTTCTCTCAAGTATGGATCACTGGGGCTTGGGAAATCAGGATCGGTCATAACCTTCAAGTGTTGATCACCACAATTCAGAAAACCAAATACATAACAAAGATATTACTCAACAGCTAGATAATGAATATAGATATTAGCTAGACGTACTATTAACTATGAAGTGAAGCTATGACAGAACTTACTAATGTATAAGCAGCCCTCATATCTTCACCTCCGATGTCGACGCGAGGCTTAGCAGTAATGACAGAAGGCATGAACTCATGGCCATTAGAAACTTGTTTGTTGCTACTGTAAATTACATCCATTTTCACAGTTGGGGTGAACATGTCCACAACCTCTCCTACCACTCTTCCAAGAGTTAGGGTCTCCATCATCCTCGACATCAATGAAGTAGTGGAGTAGTTTCAGAAAGAGATATAAGCAACTAGCAGAAGATGAATGTGTGTTTTGTGTTGGTGTAATACTAGGTCTGAGAATGTTGGCTTATTATATAGGCACAAGAAAGCTAGCAAATTAAGGACGTACAATACTTTTTAAGAGTCCAAAAGCTTAATTGGCTCTTACAATCTCAAAGAATATTGAGGGTTGTATACTTGGGGAAATGACATGTATGATGAGAATTTGTTGAGCTTGTCCCAATTATCAGATATCCCGGCCAGTCTGAAAAGCACAAAGTTTTCTGACCAGCAAAAAGAAAAGACAGT
This portion of the Rosa chinensis cultivar Old Blush chromosome 1, RchiOBHm-V2, whole genome shotgun sequence genome encodes:
- the LOC112180816 gene encoding CEN-like protein 1, which encodes MSRMMETLTLGRVVGEVVDMFTPTVKMDVIYSSNKQVSNGHEFMPSVITAKPRVDIGGEDMRAAYTLVMTDPDFPSPSDPYLREHLHWVVTDIPGTTDVSFGREVVEYETPKPVVGIHRYVFLLFKQARGRQTVRVPASRDNFNTRQFSQENGLGLPVAAVYFNAQRETAARRR